From one Pecten maximus chromosome 8, xPecMax1.1, whole genome shotgun sequence genomic stretch:
- the LOC117333377 gene encoding uncharacterized protein LOC117333377 — protein MKCFKISHLVPDRDWRCLKGGVLSPLKIFKCCCLVIVSVLMVELLFFNLFIMYGYHLMKENITPVLDKQSNSWIDKLAESKIIKDIVYAGKAGGFVSLIQQTLERVYVTLPEDGSGRIKVGTLGLDVSHSGESLYLYRRMSRRRLSRYKHLVVDIGANDGLLSSNSFNFIQWGWDAILVEPQTTQLQMAMINLRRYNNPYRDGNQTVRFVEAIISNKDGTVDFVKTNDFVSMEGHVVQEKDLYNKDLHKSLIHVPSLSVQSFVTKYNIPRYFGILSIDAEGAGNTILHQFIDLGYRPAYIIYEDLHERHWETPAETVEYLAGKGYRFLSKKGWNNILEHTTDNDV, from the exons atgaaatgcTTTAAGATTTCACACTTAGTGCCTGATAGAGACTGGAGGTGTCTGAAAGGCGGCGTCTTATCCCCACTCAAGATATTCAAATGTTGCTGTCTTGTGATAGTGAGTGTACTAATGGTGGAACTTCTGTTCTTTAACCTGTTCATTATGTATGGGTATCACCTGATGAAGGAAAACATCACCCCAGTACTGGATAAACAGAGCAATTCGTGGATTGATAAATTAGCTGAAAGTAAGATTATCAAAGATATTGTGTATGCAGGGAAGGCAGGTGGTTTTGTTTCCCTGATACAACAGACACTCGAACGTGTTTACGTCACGCTTCCAGAGGATGGGTCTGGTCGTATTAAAGTCGGCACACTTGGACTTGATGTGTCACACTCTGGAGAATCTCTGTACCTCTATAGAAGGATGTCAAGGCGGCGACTGTCCAGGTATAAACACTTGGTGGTTGATATAGGTGCCAATGATGGATTACTGTCAAGTAACTCCTTCAATTTTATACAGTGGGGCTGGGACGCCATCCTCGTGGAGCCACAAACCACACAGCTACAGATGGCTATGATCAATCTACGCAG gtataacaacCCGTACCGGGATGGCAACCAGACTGTGAGGTTTGTGGAGGCGATCATCAGTAACAAAGACGGTACAGTGGACTTTGTGAAGACAAATGATTTTGTGTCCATGGAAGGCCATGTGGTCCAGGAGAAAGACCTGTACAACAAAGACCTACACAAAAGTCTAATCCATGTCCCCAGTTTGAGTGTACAGAGCTTCGTCACAAAATATAACATCCCTCGCTATTTTGGCATTCTGTCTATCGATGCTGAAGGTGCTGGAAATACA ATCCTTCACCAGTTTATTGACCTTGGGTACCGACCAGCATATATCATCTATGAGGATTTACATGAACGTCATTGGGAAACTCCTGCAGAAACAGTTGAGTACTTGGCTGGGAAAGGGTACAGATTTTTATCCAAGAAAGGCTGGAATAACATCTTGGAACATACAACAGATAATGATGTATAA
- the LOC117333378 gene encoding uncharacterized protein LOC117333378 isoform X1 → MDISTHCRVWTSQHTAECGLLNTLQSVDISTHCRVWTSQHTAEYGHLNTLQSMDISTHCRVWTSQHTAECGHLNTLQSMDISTHCRVWTSQHTAEYGHLNTLQSVDISTHCRVWTSQHTAECGHLNTLQSMDISTHCRVWTSQHTAEYGHLNTLQSVDFSTHCRVWTSQHTAEYGHLNTLQSMDFSTHCRVWTSQHTAEYGHLNTLQSVDFSTHCRVWTSQHTAECGHLNTLQSVDISTHCRVWTSQHTAECGHLNTLQSMDISTHCRVWTSQHTAEYGLLNTLQSMDFSTHCRVWTSQHTSEYGHLNTLQIM, encoded by the coding sequence atggacatctcaacacactgcagagtatggacatctcaacacactgCAGAGTGTGGACTTCTCAACACACTGCAGAgtgtggacatctcaacacactgcagagtatggacatctcaacacactgcagagtatggacatctcaacacactgcagagtatggacatctcaacacactgCAGAGTGTGGACTTCTCAACACACTGCAGAgtgtggacatctcaacacactgcagagtatggacatctcaacacactgCAGAGTATGGACTTCTCAACACACTGCagagtatggacatctcaacacactgCAGAgtgtggacatctcaacacactgCAGAGTGTGGACTTCTCAACACACTGCAGAgtgtggacatctcaacacactgcagagtatggacatctcaacacactgcagagtatggacatctcaacacactgcagagtatggacatctcaacacactgCAGAGTGTGGACTTCTCAACACACTGCAGAgtgtggacatctcaacacactgcagagtatggacatctcaacacactgCAGAGTATGGACTTCTCAACACACTGCagagtatggacatctcaacacactgcagagtatggacatctcaacacactgCAGAGTGTGGACTTCTCAACACACTGCAGAgtgtggacatctcaacacactgCAGAgtgtggacatctcaacacactgCAGAgtgtggacatctcaacacactgCAGAgtgtggacatctcaacacactgCAGAgtgtggacatctcaacacactgcagagtatggacatctcaacacactgCAGAGTATGGACTTCTCAACACACTGCAGAGTATGGACTTCTCAACACACTGCAGAGTATGGACTTCTCAACACACTGCagagtatggacatctcaacacacttcagagtatggacatctcaacacactgCAGATTATGTGA
- the LOC117333378 gene encoding electron transfer flavoprotein beta subunit lysine methyltransferase-like isoform X2, protein MLTIRPYPCMSFCSNLLRTKLRNSNYNQIPLSCVFYMKTYRFSHLIKSETSRRLIKEITEVSRNHLTPEIDLHLITPNCPLWHSRGDQCPFPDPFWAFYWPGGQALTRFILDNSELFCGRTVVDVGCGCGASSIACQMVGASHVIANDIDTVAEEAVSLNAELNSVSQTTITSNLIGCHDSRWDIVLLGDMFYDTEFAETITKWVVSLHANGVTVFIGDPGRLPFEQHPLKSDLKMVAEYPLHEYCLKENNGLTSGFVWKYVLENSET, encoded by the exons ATGTTGACTATAAGACCATATCCATGTATGAGCTTTTGTTCAAACCTACTGAGAACCAAACTCAGGAATTCCAATTACAACCAAATACCATTGAGTTGTGtgttttacatgaaaacatatcGTTTTTCCCACTTGATAAAATCTGAAACCTCTAGACGCCTAATCAAGGAAATAACCGAGGTTTCCCGAAATCATCTGACCCCAGAGATCGATCTTCACCTCATTACGCCAAATTGTCCCTTATGGCACAGTCGAGGGGACCAATGTCCTTTTCCTGATCCTTTCTGGGCCTTTTACTGGCCAGGGGGTCAAGCCCTTACCAG GTTTATCTTGGATAATTCTGAGCTGTTCTGTGGTAGGACGGTAGTAGATGTAGGATGTGGTTGTGGAGCTTCCTCGATAGCTTGTCAGATGGTTGGGGCATCTCACGTAATAGCCAACGACATTGACACTG TGGCAGAAGAGGCAGTATCATTAAATGCTGAACTCAACAGTGTTTCTCAGACTACAATCACCAGCAACCTAATTGGTTGCCATGACAGTAGATGGGACATAGTGTTGCTAGGAGATATGTTCTATGACACAGAATTTGCAGAGACTATTACAAAATGGGTGGTCTCCCTTCACGCAAATGGTGTAACTGTATTCATTGGAGACCCAGGCAGACTTCCTTTTGAGCAACATCCGCTTAAATCGGACTTGAAGATGGTGGCAGAATATCCTCTACATGAATATTGCTTGAAAGAAAACAATGGTCTTACTTCTGGGTTTGTTTGGAAATATGTACTTGAAAATTCTGAgacataa